The DNA window GGCCCACAATTCAGATTTCTATGTGTCAGCATATCCGAATGCCGGTTTACCGAATGCTTTCGGAAAATACGACGAAACTCCGGAAGACATGGCCAGACAGATCAAAGAATATGTAGAAAAAGGATTAATCAATATTATCGGAGGATGTTGCGGAACAACTCCTGAGCATATAAAGGCAATTGCCGATTTGGTGGAAAAGTATACCCCAAGAAAATTGAAGGAATTTGTGTGATTTGATAGATTTTTTTAATTAAAATCAAGAATGAAGGCTGGCTTATAAATATTAACTTTAAGTAAACCATAAAATTTAATGTTATGGAAAAGCCAAGTTACTTAAAAGATTCAGATGATGTAAAACTGTTTAATGAGCTGAGAAAGAAAGTGAACCAACGAATAGAAGCAATTCCTGAAAACAGGGACATCTATATCCGGATCAAGGCAATTCTGCTGCCACTGATATATATTGGTTTCTACCTCTTTGCTGTTTTTAATGCAGAGAAACATTGGGTATATATACTGAGTTTTGTTTTGATGGGAATCTTTCTCGTTTTAATTTATTTAAACTTAATTCATGAAGCTGCCCACAACAACATCTATAAAAGTAAGAAACTGAACGGGCTTATTTTACACATTTTTGATTTTATAGGTGCCAATTCCTATATCTGGAAAAAAAGACATATCGCCAGCCACCATGCTTATCCCAATGTGAATGGATGGGATACAGACATTGAGCAGAGTGGTTTGCTGTTAATAGTACCTTGGATTAAGGCTAAAGGAATACAGAAGTATCAGGATAAATTTTTCTTTTTAGTATATCCGTTGTATTTGTTCAACTGGATGTTTATTAGAGATTTTAGAGACTTTTTTGATAAAGAAAGAGTGATTTTAAAAACACAGGGTAAGGTACCTGTTATAGAAAAAGTAAAAATGATAAGTTATAAGCTATTCTATTTTTTTTATCAGATGGTGATTCCTGTTGTGTTCTTTAAAGTATCAATAGGGTTGGCTTTGGGAGCCTGGTTTTTACAGGTAATTGCAGCAAGTATTTTTGCATTGTTTGTTTTATTGCCTTTGCATCCGCTTCCTGATAATGCCTTTCCGAAATTAAACAAAGAAAACGGACTTCCATTCAGTTGGCTTCGTCATCAGTTGGAAGTAACCAATGATTTAAAAGAAAATAACTGGTTTGTAAGAAATGTATTGGGGAATTTTAATTTTCATGTAGCCCATCATTTATTTCCAAACTACAGTTATATGTATTACAGTGAAATTACAGAGGAAATAGAAGAATTTGCTAAAGAACATGATTTGGCATACAAAAGATTTCCACTGATTACAGCTTTAAGCAAGCACAGGGATTTATTAAGGCAGAATGCCCATAATGCCTACTATATTTTAGAAGAATAAAATGAAGTATTTAAGATTATCAGGCCTTGAGCCTCTTATCATAACCCCGGAGAGTAATTTCATCAATGTTGGTGAAAGGACAAACGTTGCCGGCTCCAAAAAATTTTTAAGACTGATCAAAGAGGAAAAATTCTCTGACGCATTAGATATCGCCCGCCATCAGGTAGAAGGTGGAGCTCAGATTTTAGATGTTAACTTCGATGACGGATTGATTGATGGAAAAGCATCCATGATCAAATTCCTGAATTTAATTG is part of the Chryseobacterium lactis genome and encodes:
- a CDS encoding fatty acid desaturase family protein; translated protein: MEKPSYLKDSDDVKLFNELRKKVNQRIEAIPENRDIYIRIKAILLPLIYIGFYLFAVFNAEKHWVYILSFVLMGIFLVLIYLNLIHEAAHNNIYKSKKLNGLILHIFDFIGANSYIWKKRHIASHHAYPNVNGWDTDIEQSGLLLIVPWIKAKGIQKYQDKFFFLVYPLYLFNWMFIRDFRDFFDKERVILKTQGKVPVIEKVKMISYKLFYFFYQMVIPVVFFKVSIGLALGAWFLQVIAASIFALFVLLPLHPLPDNAFPKLNKENGLPFSWLRHQLEVTNDLKENNWFVRNVLGNFNFHVAHHLFPNYSYMYYSEITEEIEEFAKEHDLAYKRFPLITALSKHRDLLRQNAHNAYYILEE